One genomic segment of Hordeum vulgare subsp. vulgare chromosome 2H, MorexV3_pseudomolecules_assembly, whole genome shotgun sequence includes these proteins:
- the LOC123424841 gene encoding protein NUCLEAR FUSION DEFECTIVE 6, mitochondrial-like isoform X4, with translation MAAAAAAAARSFLRSGSATASLRSAAARAASRSGPAAPSRRLLSSPPRARLALRSPLEMSSACLESLMPMHSATASALMTSLLAAPARVGSCWISEDE, from the exons atggccgccgccgccgcagccgccgcGAGATCCTTCCTCCGATCCGGATCCGCCACAGCCTCCCTCCGCAGCGCGGCCGCCAGGGCCGCCTCTCGCTCCGGGCCGGCTGCCCCCTCGAGGcggctcctctcctctcctccccgcgcccgcctCGCCCTAAG GTCGCCGCTGGAGATGAGCAGCGCCTGCTTGGAGTCGCTGATGCCCATGCACAGCGCGACGGCCTCGGCGCTCATGACCTcgctcctcgccgccccggctCGCGTCGGTTCCTGCTGGATCTCCGAAG ATGAATGA
- the LOC123424841 gene encoding protein NUCLEAR FUSION DEFECTIVE 6, mitochondrial-like isoform X2: protein MAAAAAAAARSFLRSGSATASLRSAAARAASRSGPAAPSRRLLSSPPRARLALRSPLEMSSACLESLMPMHSATASALMTSLLAAPARVGSCWISEDL from the exons atggccgccgccgccgcagccgccgcGAGATCCTTCCTCCGATCCGGATCCGCCACAGCCTCCCTCCGCAGCGCGGCCGCCAGGGCCGCCTCTCGCTCCGGGCCGGCTGCCCCCTCGAGGcggctcctctcctctcctccccgcgcccgcctCGCCCTAAG GTCGCCGCTGGAGATGAGCAGCGCCTGCTTGGAGTCGCTGATGCCCATGCACAGCGCGACGGCCTCGGCGCTCATGACCTcgctcctcgccgccccggctCGCGTCGGTTCCTGCTGGATCTCCGAAG ACTTATGA
- the LOC123424841 gene encoding protein NUCLEAR FUSION DEFECTIVE 6, mitochondrial-like isoform X3, which produces MAAAAAAAARSFLRSGSATASLRSAAARAASRSGPAAPSRRLLSSPPRARLALRSPLEMSSACLESLMPMHSATASALMTSLLAAPARVGSCWISEDH; this is translated from the exons atggccgccgccgccgcagccgccgcGAGATCCTTCCTCCGATCCGGATCCGCCACAGCCTCCCTCCGCAGCGCGGCCGCCAGGGCCGCCTCTCGCTCCGGGCCGGCTGCCCCCTCGAGGcggctcctctcctctcctccccgcgcccgcctCGCCCTAAG GTCGCCGCTGGAGATGAGCAGCGCCTGCTTGGAGTCGCTGATGCCCATGCACAGCGCGACGGCCTCGGCGCTCATGACCTcgctcctcgccgccccggctCGCGTCGGTTCCTGCTGGATCTCCGAAG ATCATTGA
- the LOC123424841 gene encoding protein NUCLEAR FUSION DEFECTIVE 6, mitochondrial-like isoform X1 encodes MAAAAAAAARSFLRSGSATASLRSAAARAASRSGPAAPSRRLLSSPPRARLALRSPLEMSSACLESLMPMHSATASALMTSLLAAPARVGSCWISEAGNDDL; translated from the exons atggccgccgccgccgcagccgccgcGAGATCCTTCCTCCGATCCGGATCCGCCACAGCCTCCCTCCGCAGCGCGGCCGCCAGGGCCGCCTCTCGCTCCGGGCCGGCTGCCCCCTCGAGGcggctcctctcctctcctccccgcgcccgcctCGCCCTAAG GTCGCCGCTGGAGATGAGCAGCGCCTGCTTGGAGTCGCTGATGCCCATGCACAGCGCGACGGCCTCGGCGCTCATGACCTcgctcctcgccgccccggctCGCGTCGGTTCCTGCTGGATCTCCGAAG CTGGCAATGACGACCTGTGA